One Phoenix dactylifera cultivar Barhee BC4 chromosome 8, palm_55x_up_171113_PBpolish2nd_filt_p, whole genome shotgun sequence genomic window carries:
- the LOC103720758 gene encoding transcription factor TGA4-like isoform X3: MKLTQLEQELERARQQGVYTREHSGDSFLGSSGAVDSGIAAFEMEYGHWVEEQNRHTCELRAALHAHVSDLELRILVESGMRHYDELFRIKALAAKSDVFYLMSGMWKTSAEQFFIWIGGFRPSEILKVLTPQLDPLTEQQFMAVYNLQQSSQQAEDALSQGLDKLQQTLAETITSVPLGTSNMENYMGLMTNAMGKLEALISFVNQADHLRHQTLQQMYRILTTRQAARGLLTIGDYFQRLRALSFLWAARPRELA, from the exons ATGAAGTTGACCCAGCTCGAGCAAGAGCTTGAACGGGCTAGACAGCAG GGTGTGTACACTCGTGAACATTCAGGTGATTCATTTCTTGGGTCATCAGGAGCTGTTGATTCAG GAATTGCTGCTTTTGAGATGGAATATGGACATTGGGTTGAAGAACAAAATAGGCATACTTGTGAGCTAAGAGCTGCTCTGCATGCACATGTATCTGATCTAGAGCTCCGCATACTTGTAGAAAGTGGAATGAGACATTATGATGAACTATTCCGTATAAAAGCACTTGCTGCCAAGTCTGATGTCTTCTATCTTATGTCTGGGATGTGGAAGACATCTGCAGAACAGTTTTTTATCTGGATTGGAGGGTTTCGGCCTTCAGAGATTCTAAAG GTTCTCACCCCACAGCTAGACCCCTTGACAGAGCAACAATTCATGGCTGTATATAACCTTCAGCAATCTTCTCAACAAGCTGAAGATGCCCTCTCCCAGGGACTAGATAAACTTCAACAAACTCTTGCTGAGACTATAACCTCTGTTCCTTTAGGCACTTCTAATATGGAAAATTATATGGGACTGATGACAAATGCAATGGGGAAGCTGGAGGCCCTGATAAGCTTTGTAAACCAG GCAGACCACCTTCGGCATCAGACCCTTCAGCAAATGTACCGGATCTTGACAACCCGCCAAGCAGCTCGGGGCCTGCTCACCATTGGTGATTATTTCCAACGTCTCCGTGCCTTGAGTTTCCTATGGGCTGCTCGTCCTCGAGAACTAGCCTAA
- the LOC103713313 gene encoding uncharacterized J domain-containing protein C4H3.01 isoform X1 — protein sequence MSNLRVICRPHPAISSFIYCYRGHARLGFTSSSRKSSFRIPSPSAASSPFVLDDFPRMAPASRANPRRTLTRVSNWNSEKSPYETLELERDADEEKIKVAYRRLAKFYHPDVYDGRRTLEEGETAESRFIKIQAAYELLIDEEKRRQYDRDHYVNPMKASQAWMEWLMKKRKAFDQRGDMAVAAWAEQQQRELNIRVRRLSRSKIDPDEERRILAKEKKASMEYFTNTLKRHTLVLRKRDLMRKKAEEEKKKVIGQLLAAEGLELDTDDDEAI from the exons ATGAGCAATCTGAGAGTAATTTGCCGCCCCCACCCGGCCATCTCCTCCTTTATCTACTGCTATAGAGGCCACGCCCGCCTTGGGTTCACCTCCTCCTCCCGAAAGTCCAGTTTCCGGATCCCTTCCCCCTCGGCCGCCTCCTCTCCTTTCGTCCTCGATGACTTCCCGAGGATGGCGCCGGCGTCCCGCGCCAATCCCAGGAGGACTCTCACCAGGGTTTCCAATTGGAATTCCGAGAAATCCCCCTACGAGACCCTCG AGCTGGAAAGAGATGCTGATGAGGAAAAGATAAAGGTTGCTTACAGGAGATTGGCCAAATTTTATCACCCAGATG TGTATGATGGTAGAAGGACTCTTGAGGAAGGAGAAACAGCTGAATCTCGATTTATTAAAATTCAAGCTGCCTATGAACTGCTAATAGATGAGGAGAAGCGGCGGCAATATGATAGAGATCACTATGTCAATCCAATGAAG GCTTCTCAGGCATGGATGGAATGGTTGATGAAAAAGCGGAAAGCTTTTGATCAGAGGGGTGATATGGCTGTTGCAGCTTGGGCTGAGCAACAACAACGTGAGCTGAATATTCGTGTTCGCCGTCTCTCTCGGTCAAAG ATTGATCCTGATGAAGAGAGGAGGATACTGGCGAAGGAGAAGAAAGCATCGATGGAATACTTCACCAATACATTGAAGAGACATACGCTTGTCCTAAGGAAGAGGGATTTGATGCGGAAAAAggcggaagaagaaaagaaaaaggtcaTAGGTCAGCTTCTAGCTGCCGAAGGCCTCGAGCTTGAcacagatgatgatgaggctatCTGA
- the LOC103713313 gene encoding chaperone protein dnaJ A7A, chloroplastic isoform X2, with the protein MSNLRVICRPHPAISSFIYCYRGHARLGFTSSSRKSSFRIPSPSAASSPFVLDDFPRMAPASRANPRRTLTRVSNWNSEKSPYETLELERDADEEKIKVAYRRLAKFYHPDVYDGRRTLEEGETAESRFIKIQAAYELLIDEEKRRQYDRDHYVNPMKASQAWMEWLMKKRKAFDQRGDMAVAAWAEQQQRELNIRVRRLSRSKIDPDEERRILAKEKKASMEYLTNT; encoded by the exons ATGAGCAATCTGAGAGTAATTTGCCGCCCCCACCCGGCCATCTCCTCCTTTATCTACTGCTATAGAGGCCACGCCCGCCTTGGGTTCACCTCCTCCTCCCGAAAGTCCAGTTTCCGGATCCCTTCCCCCTCGGCCGCCTCCTCTCCTTTCGTCCTCGATGACTTCCCGAGGATGGCGCCGGCGTCCCGCGCCAATCCCAGGAGGACTCTCACCAGGGTTTCCAATTGGAATTCCGAGAAATCCCCCTACGAGACCCTCG AGCTGGAAAGAGATGCTGATGAGGAAAAGATAAAGGTTGCTTACAGGAGATTGGCCAAATTTTATCACCCAGATG TGTATGATGGTAGAAGGACTCTTGAGGAAGGAGAAACAGCTGAATCTCGATTTATTAAAATTCAAGCTGCCTATGAACTGCTAATAGATGAGGAGAAGCGGCGGCAATATGATAGAGATCACTATGTCAATCCAATGAAG GCTTCTCAGGCATGGATGGAATGGTTGATGAAAAAGCGGAAAGCTTTTGATCAGAGGGGTGATATGGCTGTTGCAGCTTGGGCTGAGCAACAACAACGTGAGCTGAATATTCGTGTTCGCCGTCTCTCTCGGTCAAAG ATTGATCCTGATGAAGAGAGGAGGATACTGGCAAAGGAGAAGAAAGCATCGATGGAATACCTCACCAATACATAG